One window from the genome of Rhodopseudomonas sp. P2A-2r encodes:
- a CDS encoding CsbD family protein yields MDKDRISGMAKDAAGKVEGVVGGITGDARTEASGRAREAAGTVQNLYGQAKDAARDASDAAVNFAKDAIDNSGDTYREGSEAVAKTVRDNPLGALLIAGGIGFALAMLMSRPPRRPPSRWGY; encoded by the coding sequence ATGGACAAGGATCGGATTTCAGGCATGGCCAAGGATGCGGCCGGCAAGGTTGAAGGCGTCGTGGGCGGCATCACCGGCGATGCACGCACGGAAGCTTCCGGGCGTGCCCGCGAAGCAGCGGGCACCGTGCAGAACCTGTACGGCCAGGCCAAGGATGCCGCGCGCGATGCATCCGATGCAGCCGTGAACTTTGCCAAGGACGCCATCGACAACAGCGGCGACACCTATCGCGAGGGTTCTGAAGCTGTTGCCAAGACGGTGCGCGACAATCCGCTCGGCGCGCTGCTGATCGCGGGCGGCATCGGCTTCGCGCTGGCCATGCTGATGTCGCGGCCGCCGCGCCGTCCGCCGAGCCGCTGGGGCTACTGA
- a CDS encoding glutamate synthase subunit beta, producing MGKITGFLEIERHDRKYAPVAERLKGYSEFVIPLNEKDVRDQAARCMNCGIPYCHGTGSVQPGTPGCPVNNQIPDWNDLVYNGNWEEASRNLHSTNNFPEITGRICPAPCEASCTLNIDDNPVTIKTIECAIVDKAWDNGWLKPEIAAVKTGKSVAVVGAGPAGMACAQQLARAGHDVHVYEKFAKAGGLMRYGIPDFKMEKHVIDRRVEQMQAEGVTFHYGRAVGGTSPNAIDPQELLAKHDAVALTGGAEAARDLPIPGRDLKGIHFAMDFLPQQNRRVSSEPLGAVSDILAGGKHVVVIGGGDTGSDCIGTSFRQGALSVTQLEIMPAPPEHENKGLSWPYWPLKMRTSSSQAEGAKREFAVLTQTFSGSDGKVEQLNCVQVDDKFKPIPGTEFVLKADLVLLAMGFVHPVHEGLLKTLGVDLDPRGNVRAATTDFATSLPKVFSAGDMRRGQSLVVWAIREGRLCARAIDQQLMGSTTLPK from the coding sequence ATGGGCAAGATCACAGGTTTTCTGGAAATCGAACGTCACGACCGCAAGTATGCGCCGGTCGCCGAACGCCTCAAGGGTTACAGCGAGTTCGTCATTCCGCTGAACGAGAAGGACGTCCGCGACCAGGCGGCGCGCTGCATGAATTGCGGCATTCCCTATTGCCACGGCACCGGCTCGGTTCAGCCCGGCACGCCAGGCTGCCCGGTCAACAACCAGATCCCGGACTGGAACGACCTCGTCTACAACGGCAACTGGGAAGAGGCCTCCCGCAACTTGCACTCCACCAACAATTTCCCGGAGATCACCGGGCGCATCTGCCCGGCGCCGTGCGAGGCGTCGTGCACGCTGAACATCGACGACAACCCGGTGACCATCAAGACCATCGAATGCGCTATCGTCGACAAGGCATGGGATAACGGCTGGCTGAAGCCGGAGATTGCCGCCGTGAAGACCGGCAAGTCCGTTGCGGTGGTCGGCGCCGGCCCGGCCGGCATGGCCTGTGCCCAGCAGCTGGCGCGCGCCGGCCATGACGTCCATGTCTACGAGAAGTTCGCCAAGGCCGGCGGCCTGATGCGCTACGGCATTCCCGACTTCAAGATGGAAAAGCACGTCATCGACCGCCGTGTCGAACAGATGCAGGCCGAAGGCGTCACCTTCCATTACGGCCGCGCTGTCGGCGGCACCTCGCCCAACGCGATCGACCCGCAGGAATTGCTGGCGAAGCATGACGCCGTTGCGCTGACAGGCGGCGCCGAGGCCGCGCGCGACCTGCCGATCCCCGGCCGCGACCTCAAGGGCATCCACTTTGCGATGGATTTCCTGCCGCAGCAGAACCGCCGCGTCTCCAGCGAGCCGCTCGGCGCCGTCTCCGACATTCTCGCCGGCGGCAAGCATGTCGTCGTCATCGGCGGCGGCGACACCGGCTCCGACTGTATCGGCACCTCGTTCCGCCAGGGCGCGCTATCGGTGACCCAGCTCGAGATCATGCCGGCGCCGCCGGAACACGAGAACAAGGGCCTGTCGTGGCCCTATTGGCCGCTCAAGATGCGGACCTCGTCGAGCCAGGCCGAAGGCGCGAAGCGCGAATTCGCCGTGCTGACCCAGACCTTCTCGGGCTCCGACGGCAAGGTCGAACAGCTTAACTGCGTACAGGTCGACGACAAGTTCAAGCCGATCCCGGGCACCGAATTCGTGCTCAAGGCCGATCTCGTTCTGCTGGCCATGGGCTTCGTCCATCCGGTGCATGAGGGCCTGCTGAAGACCCTTGGCGTCGACCTCGATCCGCGCGGCAATGTCCGCGCCGCCACCACCGACTTCGCGACTTCGCTGCCGAAGGTGTTCTCCGCCGGCGACATGCGCCGCGGTCAGTCGCTGGTGGTGTGGGCGATCCGCGAAGGCCGCCTGTGCGCACGCGCCATCGACCAGCAGCTGATGGGCAGCACGACACTGCCGAAGTAA